From Cyprinus carpio isolate SPL01 chromosome A7, ASM1834038v1, whole genome shotgun sequence, a single genomic window includes:
- the LOC109093066 gene encoding basic leucine zipper transcriptional factor ATF-like — MPAALMDNFDQGSPFSQSDSQSPHDWSTQSKDHRHHHREKNRDAARKSRRKHTEKADLLHEELQNLEQSNATFVKEIAELKKELQLYTTALEQHIPHCTKLCPFEPSVTVTGGPSTATPSTSDITFSTDPNFLPDLAFLPESNSAGISLTDLLDSSDWYPWDSVNGNGCLQQF; from the exons ATGCCAGCTGCCCTCATGGACAACTTTGACCAGGGAAGTCCTTTCTCACAAAGTGATTCTCAAAGTCCTCATGATTGG AGCACACAGTCAAAGGACCACAGGCATcatcacagagaaaaaaacagagatgCAGCTCGCAAGAGTCgcagaaaacacacagaaaaggCAGACTTGCTGCATGAG gAACTCCAAAATCTAGAGCAGTCTAATGCCACATTCGTAAAAGAAATTGCTGAACTGAAGAAGGAGCTTCAACTCTACACcacagctttggaacaacatataCCTCACTGCACTAAACTATGTCCATTTGAACCATCGGTTACTGTTACTGGAGGTCCTTCCACAGCTACACCCTCTACCTCAGATATAACATTCAGCACTGACCCTAACTTCTTGCCGGACCTTGCATTCTTACCAGAAAGTAATTCAGCGGGCATATCTCTAACAGACCTCCTCGACAGTAGCGACTGGTATCCTTGGGACTCAGTGAATGGGAACGGGTGCCTGCAGCAATTCTGA
- the LOC109093061 gene encoding ADP-ribosylation factor-like protein 2, translating into MGLLTILKKMKHKEREMRLLMLGLDNAGKTTILKKFNGEDVSTISPTLGFNIKTLEHRGFKLNIWDVGGQKSLRSYWRNYFESTDGLVWVVDSADRLRLEDCRKELSTLLIEERLAGATLLVFANKQDLLGALSKDAIREVLALDDIKTHHWCIVGCSAVTGENLLTGVDWLLDDIAARIFTTD; encoded by the exons ATGGGTTTACTGACGATCTTGAAGAAGATGAAGCACAAGGAGCGTGAAATGCGTCTGCTAATGCT GGGTCTTGACAATGCTGGAAAAACAACCATCCTAAAGAAGTTCAACGGCGAGGATGTCAGCACGATCTCTCCAACATTAGGCTTCAACATAAAGACACTCGAGCACAGAGG GTTTAAGCTGAATATCTGGGATGTGGGTGGTCAAAAGTCCTTGAGATCTTACTGGAGGAATTATTTTGAGAGTACAGATGGACTGGTGTGGGTAGTGGACAGTGCTGATAGATTGAGACTGGAGGACTGCAGGAAAGAGCTGAGTACATTATTAATAGAGGAG CGATTAGCAGGAGCCACTCTGTTAGTTTTTGCTAACAAACAGGATCTACTAGGTGCTTTATCAAAAGATGCAATTCGAGAG GTTTTAGCCCTTGATGACATAAAGACCCATCactggtgcattgtgggatgtaGTGCCGTGACAGGTGAGAACCTGCTGACGGGTGTGGACTGGCTGCTTGATGATATAGCAGCTCGGATCTTCACAACTGACTGA